CGACTGGAACGAAGAGCGCCGTCTACTCGGCCGGACGGAAATCCCGCTCAACCGGCGAGGTCTCGCCCAGGCGAGGTCCCTCGCGAGAGCTCTCGCACGGGTCCCCCCCGGGAGGGTCTTCGCGAGCCCCCGCCGGCGAGCCCGGGAAACCGCCGAGGAAATCGCCAGGTCGTCGGGCCTCGTCGTCGAAACGGCACCGGAACTCGACGAAGTTCGTCTCGGCCGCTGGCTCGGAAAGACGGTCGACGAACTCCAGGACGACGAGGACCTGCGCCGCTACCTCGAGGATCCCACCTACGAGTGCGACGCCATCGAGCCGGCCCGCGAAGTACGCGACCGCGTCGTCGCCTTCGTCGAGCGACTGAGGCAGAATCCTCCGGCGCCGGACCTCGTTCTCGTCTCGCACGGAGACCCGCTGCGCGTGCTGGTGTCGCACTACCTCGGGATCGAGCTCCGCGAGTACCGGAGACTCCGGATCTTTCCCGGGTCCGTCACCCTCCTCGAGTTCGACGGAGCTCGGGCCCGCGTTCCCTTCCTCGGCTGGAAGTCGCCTTTCGCGAAGCTCCTGGCCGATCTCGACGGAAGCGCGACTGTCAGGGTTCGAGCCGCGTCCCGAGCGCCTCGAGAAACTTCCGAAGCCAGACGGGGTGTGCGAGCCAAGCTGGAGCCGTGACGAGGTTCCCGCCGACGTGCGCGCCGTCCATCTCGAGTTCGACGTACTCTCCGCCCGCGAGGCGCACGGCCTGCGCGCACGCAGGCTAAGCCGAGCACCGGCGGCCGGCCGGAACACCGGCTGCCGCAAGGACGAGCGCCCCGTGGCAGATCACATGATCTCCTAATCCTCGCCGTAGTTGCCGACGAGCACGAGGATTCTTTTCGCCGCCATGACGCGCCTCCTCCCGGAGCCGAGCGTCCAGTACGATCCCGGCAGCGCTGGCAAGAAAGACTCGGCTCGGGTCGCGGTTTTGCGCTACGATCGGACTGCATGCGGCTCGTGGGCATCGACCTCGGCGGGACGAAAATCGAGGGGATCGTTCTCGAAGAGGACGGAAGCGAAGTCTTCCGGAAAAGAATCCCCACGGAAAGCCGGTACGGCTACGAGCACGTCTGCGAGCGAATCCGCACGCTCTTCGAAGAACTCGCGCGACACGCACCGGGTCTTCGCCGGGTAGGAGTCGGGACGCCGGGGTCCACCTCGGCGCGCACGGGGCTTCTCAAGAACTCGAACACCACGTGCCTGAACGGCCGACCGCTGCGGACCGACCTCGAAAGGCGGCTCGGCGTCGAGGTTCTCCTCGAGAACGACGCGAACTGTTTCGCGCTGGCCGAAGCGCTTCTCGGTGCCGGGCGTGGGGCGGACGTCGTCTTCGGCGTGATCCTTGGCACCGGCGTCGGAGGTGGCATCGTCTGGCGAGGTAGGATCTGGCCGGGCCACCAACACGTAGCCGGCGAGTGGGGACACCACCGGATCTCCGACGACGGACCTCTTTGCTATTGCGGCCATCGCGGCTGCGTCGAGACGTTCCTTTCCGGACCCGCCTTCGAGAAGCGCTACGCCGAGCGAAGCGGCGAACGGCTCGACCTCCCCGAGATCGTGGCCCGGGCCCGTTCGGGCGACCGGGATGCCGAAGCCGTGCTCGAGGAGTATCTCCGGACCTTCGGGCGGGCGCTGGCCAACGTGGTCAACATCCTGGACCCCGACTGCATCGTGCTGGGTGGTGGCGTCTCCAACGTGGAAGAACTCTACACGCGTGGTGTGGAGGAAGTTCGAAGGTACGTGTTCAACGACGAGTTCCGCACACCCGTCGTACGGCACGCCCTCGGAGACTCGGCCGGCGTGATCGGGGCGGCGCTTCTCGCCGGTGACGAGGCGAAGCTCCGCTGTCGATGAGGAAGGCTTCGGTTCCTCTTCCGCGTCCGCGAATCGGGCGCCGGGCGCGCGCCCGTGCACGTGCGCGGCGGGTCCCACGAAGGACCGCGCCGCCACGGGACCACGGACGCAGGAAAAATTCCGGCCCGCGTCGTCCGGGCCCCCGATTTCCTCGGATTTTTTCGCGCGCCATTCGGGCCGCGCAGGGATCCTCCCGACCCGTGGAAGACGGGAAAAATGCCGCCCGCGCGATCGGGCCTGTCGATTTTTGCGGGGCTTTTTCGTGTGGAAGTGGGCGAACCGGCGATTCTTTCACGAACCCGCGGCTCTACGATCGGCGGCGCAAGCCGACGTTTCGACAGTGCAAGCCCGCGTCTTTTCGTTCCGTCCCTGGCTTCGCCCTCCCCAAGCGCGCCAGAGGTGGGGCGCGCGTGTGGTCCGCGCGCAAGCGCAGCTCAGCGAAATTCGGCGGTTCGCTCGAAAGCAACCGGGGCCGCTTCTTCGAGGCGCCCCCTGGCGAGGCGGATGACCATCGGCTCCGCGGAGACGACCGGCGGCGGGGGCGCTTCGGCGAGCCAGTTTTGCATTTCGGCGCGGGAGTGAACGCCCCGAGCCAGGCCGGACGCAGCCAGGTTGGCGGCAGCGTAAGCTTCGGCCTCGAGCCGCCCGGGTCTCGTGCCGCCCTCGGACTGGAACTTTTCCACGAACTCGCTCACCTCGGGGAGCGGGCGTTCGGCGTAGAAGCGGTCGACGAAAAACGCTCGGAGCCACGGGAAGTCGGCCGGCAGCTCGGGGCGGTTCCAGGCCTGGACGCCGAGAACGATCACGTCCGGAAACTTCGTGTTGATGGCCATGGCGAGAGTCGCCACGTCGGGCGACGAATCGGGAAGGAAGACGGCCTCGACGAGCCGATCCGGACGGCGCCAGCGTTTGAGCTGCGCGAGTTCTTCTTGCCAGCCGCCCGCCCCGTCGGTGTACACCGACTCTCCCACGAGAACGCCCCCCCGCCGGGTGATTTCTTTTCGGAAAAGCTCCGCGTATTGCCGCGCATCCGGCGTATCCGGACGCAGAGTCCCGAAATGGCGCACGCGGACCCGGTCGAGAGCGTAGTCCGCCAGTGTCGCGACTTCCTCTTCTTTCGAGAGGCCGAGCCGGTAGATGTAGCCCGACGCCTCCACTTCGCGGTCCGAGAGGAGGAACACCGCGACCGGCGTCGCGCGAGCCAGCGCGACGAAGGCGTCTTCGAGATCACGGCCGGGATACGCGATGACGGCGACGATTTCCGGGTCGCGGGACACGGTGCGCCACACGTCGCGCAGCGCCGTTTCCGACCGTCCCGTGTCGAGCGCGACGAGCCGTTCGGTTTCCTCTCCGAATCCGAGCTTGGCCGCCGTCCAGAGCCGTTGCGTCGTGGCGGCCTCGGGCCCGCTCTGCGGGGCGAGAAAAGCCACCTTGCCCGCGCGAGCGATCCGCTCCGCCTTCTTTTCCAGCTCGCTCCGCCGGGAGGGTGCGGCTGCGGCCGTACGCGGCCTCCGGCTCCGGTCGCTGCCGAGCCAGGCCGCGAGCACCCCGCGCTCTTCTTGCGTTTCGGGTGCCGTGGCGAGCTCTTCTTCTCGCGGCTCCGGTAGCCGCTCGAGCTCTTCGAGAGCGCTTCCCCCTTTGGCGACGATCGCTTCGCTCACCAGCCGGAGAACCGCCGGTTCGTGAACGACGCGCGCCACGTCCTCGGCTTCCTCGAGCGATATCTCGCCGAGCACTTCCTGGATCCTTTTCTGAAGCTTCTGGCGGTCCAGAGGGCCGGCGATACGCCACGCCCGATCCCAGTCCCGCACGGCCGCGACCGGGTTCCCGAGCGCGCGCTCGAGGTCCCCCCGGAGAGCCAGCGTCTGGACCGTGCGGTAGCCCGGTTGCGCGAGTTCGAGTTCCTCGAGTGCAGCCAGGCCGTCCGCATAGCGGCCGAGCCTGTAATATGCCAGCGCCAGCATGTAGTAGGCTCGCGGAACGTACGGCTGCCCTTCGGGACCGGGGTCCGAAAGGAAGACCCGGTAAGCGTCGATCGCTTGCTGGTAGTAGCCCTGCCGAATGGCTCTCTCGGCCGTGTAGTAAAGCGGCGCCGGTCCGGGGGGCTTCCTGGGGGCACAGCCGAGCGCGAAGACGACCCAGACAAGACCAAGGAGAAAGACAAAACCCCCGGGAAAGTACGCGCGGCGGGCC
The sequence above is a segment of the Candidatus Binatia bacterium genome. Coding sequences within it:
- a CDS encoding phosphoglycerate mutase, with product MPLRFFLVRHGLTDWNEERRLLGRTEIPLNRRGLAQARSLARALARVPPGRVFASPRRRARETAEEIARSSGLVVETAPELDEVRLGRWLGKTVDELQDDEDLRRYLEDPTYECDAIEPAREVRDRVVAFVERLRQNPPAPDLVLVSHGDPLRVLVSHYLGIELREYRRLRIFPGSVTLLEFDGARARVPFLGWKSPFAKLLADLDGSATVRVRAASRAPRETSEARRGVRAKLEP
- a CDS encoding sugar kinase, whose protein sequence is MRLVGIDLGGTKIEGIVLEEDGSEVFRKRIPTESRYGYEHVCERIRTLFEELARHAPGLRRVGVGTPGSTSARTGLLKNSNTTCLNGRPLRTDLERRLGVEVLLENDANCFALAEALLGAGRGADVVFGVILGTGVGGGIVWRGRIWPGHQHVAGEWGHHRISDDGPLCYCGHRGCVETFLSGPAFEKRYAERSGERLDLPEIVARARSGDRDAEAVLEEYLRTFGRALANVVNILDPDCIVLGGGVSNVEELYTRGVEEVRRYVFNDEFRTPVVRHALGDSAGVIGAALLAGDEAKLRCR